A single Sporosarcina sp. FSL W8-0480 DNA region contains:
- a CDS encoding NUDIX domain-containing protein — translation MHPRNRGSAVIIQEDNVALIQRNRDGKEYYVFPGGGIEDGESPEEATVREAFEELGVEIEIKSTIGTVIFNGTQYFFLATIVGGTFGTGKGEEYEVHSNRGTYKPMWIPIDKLEILDVRPMEIVKKLIN, via the coding sequence GTGCATCCGAGAAACCGGGGATCTGCTGTAATTATTCAAGAAGATAATGTTGCGCTCATTCAGAGGAACCGTGATGGAAAAGAATATTATGTTTTTCCGGGCGGTGGAATTGAGGACGGGGAAAGCCCTGAGGAGGCAACTGTCCGTGAAGCATTTGAAGAGTTAGGTGTAGAAATAGAAATTAAGTCGACTATTGGAACTGTTATCTTCAATGGGACGCAGTATTTTTTTCTTGCAACGATTGTCGGTGGGACATTTGGGACGGGGAAAGGTGAAGAATATGAGGTGCACAGCAATAGAGGGACTTATAAGCCAATGTGGATACCAATAGACAAACTTGAAATATTAGATGTTCGCCCAATGGAGATCGTAAAGAAGTTGATTAATTAA
- a CDS encoding NUDIX domain-containing protein — MKGIYVDWGGHKLMLTWMRDLMPERELITSVHAFCFHEGQLLMVNLNDRGWDFPGGHIEAGETVESCVRREVMEEAYVTGDCTLLGAIEVNHEENPLWNLSSPYPKVGYQVFYRMDIKEFMPFDAGYESSERILIPPTEVGDYYKGWHETYEVIMDASLSVGEKLEKFTGGR; from the coding sequence ATGAAAGGGATATATGTCGATTGGGGTGGGCATAAACTGATGCTCACGTGGATGAGGGATTTGATGCCTGAACGAGAATTGATCACAAGTGTTCATGCATTTTGTTTTCACGAAGGACAGTTGCTCATGGTTAATTTAAATGATCGTGGTTGGGACTTTCCTGGAGGCCATATCGAGGCGGGGGAAACGGTGGAATCATGTGTACGCCGAGAAGTTATGGAAGAGGCTTACGTGACGGGTGATTGCACGCTTTTAGGAGCCATTGAAGTAAATCATGAGGAAAATCCATTATGGAATCTATCCAGCCCCTATCCAAAAGTGGGCTATCAAGTGTTTTACCGGATGGATATTAAGGAGTTCATGCCGTTTGATGCGGGGTACGAGTCGTCGGAACGGATTTTAATTCCGCCGACAGAGGTTGGCGATTATTATAAAGGCTGGCATGAAACGTATGAAGTAATCATGGATGCGTCATTGAGTGTGGGTGAGAAACTGGAGAAATTTACTGGGGGACGATGA
- a CDS encoding VOC family protein, with protein MKVKGFGGVFWRTEDVAALGKWYKDTLGLSMEEWNGTIFKPDVDNETIFSLFKEDNDYFPKNQSVMLNFQVENIEAWLEHFEKIGIPLLKQPEKSEFGTFVWIADPDGRWIELWEK; from the coding sequence ATGAAAGTTAAAGGATTTGGTGGGGTTTTTTGGAGAACCGAGGATGTTGCTGCATTGGGAAAATGGTATAAAGATACTCTTGGTTTATCGATGGAAGAGTGGAATGGTACGATTTTCAAGCCAGACGTTGACAATGAAACAATATTTTCTTTGTTTAAAGAGGATAATGATTATTTTCCAAAGAATCAATCCGTAATGTTAAATTTTCAAGTGGAAAATATCGAAGCTTGGTTGGAGCATTTTGAGAAAATCGGAATACCGCTTTTAAAACAACCTGAGAAAAGCGAGTTCGGGACATTTGTTTGGATTGCTGATCCGGATGGAAGATGGATTGAACTTTGGGAGAAATAA
- a CDS encoding DinB family protein, giving the protein MNNYYVRNTLNQIHIAVKSTIEIMDKLDSTDLDMKPTDNKFSIRQLLAHISLICKADQLISDEATADEMRTFYTSNSLQSIADMKEALLSNFALLENRYLEYTEDELVQKMTSYWGVSYTRFEWLLEISSHIYHHRGQLLAMLVHCVGKDPEVALFE; this is encoded by the coding sequence ATGAATAATTATTATGTAAGAAATACGTTAAATCAAATCCATATTGCTGTAAAGTCGACAATTGAAATAATGGACAAGTTGGATTCGACTGATTTAGATATGAAACCTACAGATAATAAGTTTTCCATTAGACAGCTGTTAGCTCATATTTCGTTGATTTGTAAAGCAGACCAACTTATATCAGATGAAGCAACAGCGGATGAGATGAGAACCTTTTATACGTCCAATTCCCTTCAATCCATAGCTGATATGAAAGAGGCTCTGTTGTCCAATTTTGCATTATTGGAAAACCGTTATCTCGAATACACAGAGGATGAGTTAGTGCAAAAGATGACTTCTTACTGGGGCGTTTCCTATACGCGGTTTGAGTGGTTGTTAGAAATCTCTTCTCACATCTATCATCACCGAGGGCAGCTTCTTGCGATGCTTGTGCATTGTGTCGGAAAGGATCCGGAAGTTGCATTGTTTGAGTAA
- the dacB gene encoding D-alanyl-D-alanine carboxypeptidase/D-alanyl-D-alanine-endopeptidase → MKQIPVLKKSFLALSIALLAIFPVTPQTPIQPIAASNEIIYVASIEKPKMNEDKSTKNEDLGQKIEAILQDPKLEGAIAGVSIRKAVGGEVLYSHFGDIRLRPASNMKLLTGGTAMDILGPGYQFTTEVLTDGQVKGAVLNGNLYLRGKGDPTLMKKDLDQFARDLKAKGINNINGSLIADDSWYDDVRYSQDLNWSDEHNYVGAQVSALTLSPNEDYDAGTVIVDVHPNEKNGSPPKVTLIPNNSHVEIVNKAKTVSKGQSKSITIEREHGTNRIFIEGNIPLGGTVSRSWVAVWEPTMYVLDVFKQSLEAEGIQFIDGVKPGFTPSNATILTSRKSMPLEELFIPFMKLSNNGHGETLVKEMGKVQRGEGSWDAGLAVMKEKLKEFGVNTDTIMLRDGSGMSHKNLISADELTTLLGNIQSKSWFSAFEASLPIAGNPERMVGGTLRNRMGGGLTAGNVKAKTGTITGVSTLSGFVTAKDGTELIFSILINNYISGPVSPIEDAIVSVLAEYEF, encoded by the coding sequence ATGAAACAGATCCCTGTACTTAAAAAGTCATTCCTTGCACTATCAATTGCATTACTTGCAATATTCCCTGTCACTCCTCAAACACCAATTCAACCTATCGCTGCATCCAATGAAATCATTTACGTTGCATCCATTGAAAAACCAAAAATGAACGAAGATAAATCAACCAAAAATGAAGATCTTGGTCAGAAGATAGAAGCCATCCTGCAGGACCCGAAACTCGAGGGAGCGATTGCCGGCGTAAGTATCCGTAAAGCGGTTGGCGGAGAAGTTCTATACTCACATTTCGGGGACATCCGCCTGCGCCCCGCGTCCAATATGAAATTACTGACTGGCGGGACAGCTATGGATATTTTGGGTCCAGGCTATCAATTCACGACAGAAGTGCTGACAGATGGACAAGTAAAAGGGGCAGTACTGAACGGAAATCTTTACCTTAGGGGAAAAGGTGACCCTACTCTAATGAAAAAGGATTTGGACCAGTTCGCCAGAGATTTGAAGGCGAAAGGAATAAATAATATCAATGGCAGTCTAATTGCCGATGATAGCTGGTATGACGATGTCCGCTATTCTCAGGACTTGAACTGGTCAGATGAACATAACTATGTTGGTGCCCAAGTTTCTGCTTTGACACTTTCACCAAATGAAGATTATGATGCGGGAACAGTAATCGTCGATGTGCATCCAAACGAAAAGAACGGCAGTCCACCAAAAGTGACACTCATCCCGAATAATAGCCATGTTGAAATCGTCAACAAGGCAAAAACAGTTTCAAAAGGCCAATCGAAAAGTATAACGATTGAACGTGAGCATGGAACAAATCGAATTTTCATTGAAGGAAATATACCGCTTGGTGGAACAGTGTCTCGTTCTTGGGTAGCTGTTTGGGAACCTACAATGTACGTATTGGATGTTTTTAAACAATCGCTCGAGGCGGAAGGCATCCAGTTTATAGATGGAGTAAAACCCGGGTTCACGCCAAGCAATGCAACCATTCTTACATCAAGAAAATCAATGCCACTTGAAGAGCTTTTCATTCCATTCATGAAACTGAGCAACAATGGACACGGGGAAACATTGGTGAAGGAGATGGGGAAAGTTCAGCGCGGCGAAGGCAGCTGGGACGCGGGTCTTGCGGTCATGAAGGAGAAACTGAAGGAATTCGGTGTCAATACCGACACTATCATGCTACGCGATGGTTCGGGCATGTCGCATAAGAACCTCATTTCTGCCGATGAGCTTACGACATTGTTAGGTAATATACAATCGAAAAGTTGGTTCTCCGCATTTGAGGCTTCGCTTCCAATTGCGGGAAATCCCGAACGGATGGTCGGAGGCACACTCCGCAACCGAATGGGTGGTGGACTGACTGCCGGAAACGTCAAAGCGAAAACCGGTACAATAACCGGTGTCTCCACACTTTCAGGCTTCGTAACCGCAAAAGACGGTACAGAACTGATTTTTTCTATATTAATTAATAATTATATTAGCGGGCCAGTTTCGCCAATTGAAGACGCGATTGTATCAGTACTTGCGGAATATGAGTTTTGA